The window AAGTTTAATGCATATTGCTATGCAGGAGTATCTTTCAGACAGGCTCTTAgtgaaattttatattttaaagtcatatttcagtTACATCAGAGCCATAGAGATTTTTAATCCATCACTTCACGAGCACTTCAAGTTtaagattctttaaaaaaattttttttaggagTCAAAGCACTAACTGGCAAAGAAGTAGTAGCTAGGGAAATTCAATGTGTTCCACAGACAGACACTTACCTTTTGGGGAAAGGTTAGGTACTCAGCTAACAAGGCCTGATGATGACATGAGGAAGGGGAGAGCATGGGGTTTGATCAGCAGAGGGCCAGCTGGGCAGTTAAGAAAGGTTGAACTCTGCCCCCAGGAACTAGATTTTTCATGCTGCTTCTCCCACCCCTCATATTTGAAATTTCTTAGTAAAGGTAAGAAGGAAGATGTACTTACAATTGCAGTGGGCAAGCCAGCATCCACTTTGTCCTGGAAAAACAGGACAAGTCACGAGTAAGAGAGAACTCCCAGCTCTGTGGACATCTCTAATAATTAGAACTACAACACACAGGAAAATCAAcacaaattgcattttaatagtCCCCACAGGGCAGACAGTGCTGAGGGAACTGCTGGCTAGAAATACCCAGAAGGGACGAGAAAGTGCACAGAAATGGAGAGGACACAGAATATCTATAATTCCATATGAAAGTTACTGTGGTGTTCTCAAAACAGTCTCAGTAACAGTTTTCAGTATTCTCTGTGCACACAGCATAGACATCGATTGCAAAACTACGTCCCTCTCCAGCACGCCTTACGGCTTCCCATCCAGGCGGCTCCACCAACGCAAGTAACAGCCAGCGGCAGCACGCTAACATCGAGACTCTGGTCACACAGCCGCCACAAACACTCACGGATGAGTCACTTGTATTCTATGCTAACAAGCCTACCCTGCATGCTTCAGAAATCATACACGTTATAAATCACCACCTTAGCTCTGATCTCAGAGCATCAGTTTTCCCCTGGCAGCACGACCTACAGACCAGCTCTACGGCACCTGTGCCAGGAAGATGCAAACCGGCTCCTCACTCGGCTCAGAGCAACGAGTGTGttctgtgcctgctgcaggcaTTAAGCAAACCTGTTTCCAGCATCTTCAAGCAAGCAGAACAATAGCACTGCTATCATTTTATATTAACAATTCCCAACAGATTTAATAACATCTAGCCATGCAGATCAGTGTTAAAGAGGACCTACCATATTACTGCTGTAATAAGTCACCTAATATCTGATTCACTACTGGCTAGGGATTACTAGTTAGTAGTTTATGTACCAAACATGTTAGTACTATCCAGAACTAACaacaggggaagggaggagatcACATACACCACCCTCCACACCAGAAGAGGTTCAAATTTTTCTTAATGGATGCAGCCAGGAGAAAAAGACACTTACTGCTGCAGATACTATTTGGGCTGAAATTCCTTTCAGAAGCGAGAGCCGTATAACTGATCCATGGAGTGAGAGAGAATCTGGGAGTTTTTTCTTCCtaaggaaataagaaataaaccaaaTGCATTAGAGCAGAATGAAAGTTTGGAACTTTGCCTAACCCACAGCTAAACCAGCAGGTAAATTCTGCATGCACTCATAACTCTTGCAGTTTCCAGTCTTATTCTTGGAGCCTACATGCACAGAATGAAACAGACGTAAGATTATTAGCAAAGCCTGCTATGCACCACTATGCCTgcataaaatttgtttttaactcatctcctgaggggaaaaaaaataaatagttcttTAAACAAATTGTTGGTTTCAAGCACGTATCTGCAAACTttagaatttattaataaagcCTGAAAGCAACACTTTTGCTCTTTAATTAATCTGCCAGTGAGTCAGAAAGTTTCAGCCTTTAAAGGTGAATAACTAAGGAAAATACACAATTGGAAAAGGCTCATTAACAGAACACAGACCCCCTAGGAAAACTGGATGTATGCTTAAAGAATATAATTCAATTAAAACACAGTTCATCTGATATGAAAGGTTAAGTGTTTCTGTTTatggagaaaatgttttttaaaaaagtaactaGTGTACTGGGGacagttatttctaaagagcATTGGCATACTGTGGCACacacagaagagggaaaatctGCAGGAAAGTTTCAATTTTGCTGCCAAGCACACACCACCAGAAAGCCAAATTTCCAAAACTAACACAGAAATGTTTGATTCTTATCTCTCCAGAGGTGCACAAATAAGTAGCTCACAGGTAGGCTGAAGAAACTTGTTGTTAATAGCTTATATTGTGGCTAAGGACCCATAAACATGGCAACTAGCTTCACCTAAAGACGACAAAAACACTTTGAGGTTTTTCTGCCCACTCTGTACTGGAAAATGTTTAAGCCACTCCAGGTAACATTTCCCTTGATACAAACcatctcatttgaaaaaaagaagggacaGTGGATCAGTACACCACCATAAGCCACCATAAACCATCACACTTAAGAGTGTTTATATCCTACGCAATTGCTCATGCAACAATCACAGCTTCTCATGGTGCATAAGGCAGCCATGGGAGTGGCTCAGGATGTAGGATCAGGCCCTCATTTGAGTAATTAATGAGACAAGTCAGCAGTATTATAGCTAATTATCACATTCCAGGCTGCTTTTAGATGTCAAGATTAGCATTCAATTTACAGGAGTCACAGCGGTTCACTTGCCTTTTAAACCTAACCACCAGCTGCTTGCAGATTCTGGAAGTCATCAGACACACCtttgaaagattttctttaaagtcaTCATGGCTCAGGGTTTTAAAGATTccattaaaaatcagaaaaattcaaatactCCATCCCccataaaatgcatttattgcTCAAACAGGCTAGCCCTCAGCACAAAACCAAGTCCCATCTTTGGCTACTTGATCCTGCAGGAATAACACTGTTCTGTCAAAAGCAGCTTCACCAGAGTCCCTGCTGCATCCCCCTGGGACTTCAGCACTAGGATTTAACAGCAGGAGACAAAACCCACATGTGCAATTCAAGAGTTCCCACTTAAACAACAAATTGCATGCTGACAGCAAAGCTtggggaggaagcagcaggaggttGCCTTAGAAAGTTTCGACTGTTCTTAGTTCTGTATAGTCCTTCTACCCACTCAAAAAAGGAGAATGTTTTTAATGGATATAAGCagtttccttcaaaaatattttagtccTGCAGTACCTTTTGAGGTGTGTCCGGTCCCCACTGTCAGAGCTTGCTACAGAAGATGTGTCGTAGGAGTGTGTATCCGTGTTATCAACGTTCAAGAGAAAGGGATCCTCCAAAATGAAAGACTCTTCTTCATCATCAGTCTGAAGGAAGAGAATCACCACAGCTTACTAATGTTCAAAGTGCACAACACCCTAACTGAAACATTAGCAAAACTAGCATCAATTAAGCAGAAAAATCGAGAAGAGGACAAGATAGTCATATATGTAAAAACCAGAACTATGTATTATTTTACTAGACTGATTCTGTGGAAGAACCAGTTTCCAGAATTCACAATAATCACAGAAGTAGGTTGGAGAGAAAGTTATTCAACCAATCTTTCTTCCCCAGATACTACCTACTCCATCAAAACTCTAACAGACCTTTAACTAAGCTGTTCTCAAGTCTCCAATTGCCAAGAGAAGGCCTAGAATTACCATCATCTAGCCCAGCACTTCACCAAGTGGTGGCTAAAGGCCTAGTGGTCCCTCTAGCCACCACAAGGTGGCTGATTTTGctcttctctgttctcttcCGCTGGTgatctctctcctctctcaggCTTAGCctggaattattatttttatagtatttttttaaacagccatTCTCCCTGATGTCTTCTAAATTCAGTGCAGTTCATGTCTCAAAGCACAGAGCCAGAGAGAGCAAACACAATAAATACTCCACCTAATGCCAAAGATGCAGAGAATAGAGCAGGTGCTCCTCATCTGACTGACAGTCCTGTGCCCATCACGCCTCACTTTTTCCAGTGCAGCTGTGTACCTTTGGGGCTCAGTCAGGTTGGTTTTCACTAAAACCCTTTGCAAGTCATTCCCATCCCATATATACAGAGATAAATAGCACTGGAATAAGACTTTGAACCCAAACTCCTTTTCCCTTTATACTGGATTCCTAGGAAGTCCAACCACCAATTTCCTAAGTTTCTtgaaaagcttgttttcttGGAGTTTATCTTCACTTCCATACCCCTCTTTCCTTTCTAAGGATCGTGCACTCATGTGGCTGTTGTAAAAAATGCACTGAATTAGATATGAGTGAGACAAAATCAGTTCTCCCCTGCAAGGTACTACAGGTAACATCAGATGTTGATTGAGACAGTTCATTACTCCTACCAGAGGGCTAAACACATGAAATATCAATATAAATAGCATTGTGAAGAATCTAGTTCTCATCTCCTCCCACAACTTAACAACTACTCAGAattctctgcatttatttttagcttaaaAAGTTGCTTGATGACCTTGACCTTTAATGGACTTCAGGTGACTTCTAAATCCACAGGTGAACATGCTTAAGTTTGATGGAAACCTTTACATTTCAGCTGTGGGTATTTtgattgaaaaacaaaattcaataTTACACACTGTAGAGTAATATCAGGAAATTCTGAAATGatacaattttatttccagaaaagtcTCAATATAAGAAGAGTCACAGGAGCACGTGCTACCTCGCCTTAGCTCCTGCCTGTACTGGAGCTGGCTGCTTGTCCGATGGACCACTCACCTCATTTAAGATGCTCTCCAGTGTTGGAGGGGTATCAACTTGAGGAATGTCAAATTCTTTGTCATCGATCTGTACATCAGAAACCATAGACTGAGTTTAGGTTGCCTACTCCACCTTCCAAACTTTTTTCTAACTAGagtaaaaaaaagcagctatgcATGCACTCCTTCCAACCTCTGCCCAGAAAGGAAACATGTATGCTACAATTTCTCCTATTCAAAATGCCTTCTCTGAAATTGGGCATTGCAATACAGAACGAGAGGTATTTACtattaaaagtataaaatagTTCTCTGACTTGTGCCCAGATCTGggatttcaaatgcttttttttttttttaatttctagagATCACTACCAATGTTACACTGCCTTTCTAATACAAACAGACATCAAtacacaagattttttttttccccctgactGCTTACTAATGGGGAAAAACGTAGTcgtcttaaaaataaagatacttTTACCAGAGACTTGCATTACTGAAACCCAAGCTTTGCTATGGTGGGAAGACTAGCCCCAGCACTTGCGTCCCACTCACCTGCCGCTGTTCTGTCCCCACACCTCCTCGGTGTCCCTTCCACGGACTTAAACCGACTGACCACACGACCAAGCTCTGACACGGGATTATTTTAAACGCCTGACTACCTGCTTCTCGAGCGATTGCACAGCACAAGCGCGCCTGTTACCTGCAATTTTGCCCACCAGCAAGAACTGCGTAGGTGTGCGCTCGCAGGGAAGAATTAAACACGGTAAAAGCTACCCGTAAGATCTGTTCGCAGCGCACCGGCGGCACGAACCGACCCAAGCGAGCGGACAGCGGCGGCTTCTCGCCGCCCGCCCCATGGGCGCTCCCTCACGGCTGCCTGAGGGGGGCTCGCGCCCGCCAGCGCCCGCGCCGCGGACCAACGGCGCTGAGGGGAGCGAcgcggccgggcggcggccggGACAGACACCGCGGGGCTCCGCGGCCTGGCCGGCtccgcctccccgccgccctTGGGCCGCTTCACCCGGAGGGAAGGAGACGCACCAGCTCGCTGCGGGAGTCCAGCTCGCGGTCCAGCTCCGCCACGCTCAGCCGGTGCGCGGGTGGCTCCGCGCACGGCTCGGCCTCCGCTCCCGCGGGGCAGCCGCCCTGCTCCGGCGCCGCCTccatggcagggctggggggcaccgCGGCGGCGATCACACCAGGCCGGTACCGCCGGGACTCGAACTCGCGTCCGGAGACGCCCCCGGCCGTGCGCAGGCGCAGCCCAGCACGGTCACACTCCTCCGTGCCGGCCTTAAAGGGGCCGCGGCGCCCCGCGCTGCCGGGAGGGACAGAGCCGGGAGTCACACGAAAAACCTTTTATTTAACGGGAAATCCCGCGTCTGCTCCACCACGACGGCTGGGAAACCGGGCCCGGAACCGATGGGTGCGTTAACCTCcgagggaaggaaaagggaacaaATCAGTAATAGGTAAAGAACTGAGAGAGCGCGCTCAACGTGCACTGCACCCCTCCCAGACCCACGGGGCCTTAGCTAAAGCCAAGCGGGGCTTGCTACAATTCCCAGGGTTTGATGTGCACAGCACCAGTCTGCACCTCCGTCCCAGCAAAGCCAAGACAAAGCGTCACTGCAGGTTAGAAACTGGGTGAGAGACAAAAGCCTTTGGGAACACGTGGCTAATTTTAGACAAGGCAAGAGCCGGTGTAAGAAGATTTGGTGCCtgaggttttgtgttttgttttaaaaaccatCTGGAAAAGTTCAGCAGCAGTTGTAGCTAGTTCGGTATTTCAGTTCTTTGAGAATAAAGCCATGTGGGATTTGCAAGAGCCCCTGCCCTGTGAGGGGCAACGGGAGAGGTCAATACtgacaaatgtaaaataaaacacacattgGAAGGATAAATACTTACAGTTTAATGATGTCAGACTCCTGAGCTACCCTGATCTCTTATTTGTGCCTACATATCCCTGTTTCAAGGTGGCCCTACCCTGTGTATGGATCGGTCAGACTGGGAAAGAGCCCACATTGTGCCCATGTGGAGGAACAGCCCCTCGGATGTCCGAGCACAGCAGATGAATCCTCCTTTAGGGCTCCAGCTTTAGCAAAGGGCACAAAGGGCATCCTACAGCTGTGCCCGCCTTACCCATTTGGCCTTCCCGGTGTTCTTCCTGAAGAGCAGCCATGTTTCTCTCCTCTTTGGAGAAGGCTCGGTCTTGTACCTAGCAGGCAGAGCATGTGGATGAGCAAGGAAGACCTCGAGTGTCCTCTTACCCTCTGGGTGAGCATCTGCCAAGCAGGTCTCCACTTTCCACCTCCACCTGAGCAGGAACCAGTCCCTCTTGCTGTCCTCAGGGCCAGGCTTAGCTTAGCAGTGAGAGCAGAGGATCTACCTGTCCAGGATCACCTTCTGAGCTCTGAATCAGTTGACTAgcaaaagctgggggaaaaagcatTTACAGAAACAGGCCAGCCAACATCACCAGAgagcgctgctcagcagaggGAGCTTGCAGTTACCAGCACACCATCATCTGTGCTTCGAAGATGCCTTAAGACTAGCAGGTTACAGACAGAAAAGTCATTTTTGTTCCTCAGAAATGCCATTAGTTCAGGAGTCCCATTCAGGAgaccacacacaaaaagagGGTCCCTACGGCTCAGCAGACCAGCTGGGCTAGGGAGGGGCAGGCCTGGGGCTGGCTCTGGTTTCAGCTCTGAGGACTGCCCAGCTGCTCAAAGGATACACCCTGGAGCAGCAGTGCCCAGGCTAGGAATGTGGAGCCAAAACAGGGTCGTGACACTTAAGACAATAAAGCTCTGCAGGCTGATGGAAGATTTAATAGCAGTCTGAAGTGCTAAAATTGGTGACACGGAGAAGGTGACTAGGGAGTGAGTGTCACTTTGGCATACGAGAACTAGGGAGGAATGAACTGATACTATTGCATAATGAGTTCAGAACAAAGGGCAGCACTTTTTCGGTAACGCTGTTCCCAACAGcatcctgccagcagcagggtgcTGGAGTTTGCTGGGCTGGCTCTAGGCTCTGACACCAGAGCTCACTGCTGGAGAGCGGAGAACATTTGCCATGCAATAGGCCAGGGCTTTACAGCAAGGCACTACAGACTGCACAACCACTGTACTACAGAGCTGCTGAAAGGCAGATTGATCCATCACACAGTGATAGCCAGAGTACTGAAGCTGTAGATTAGTGAGAAAGATGAACAGAGCTCCAGAAGAGGCTCCAGGCAGAAATCCACAGAATCAGTcacagcaagaaacaaaaccgACTACGACTGCAATGAACTGTCCCTCACCACAGCCCGAGAAATGTCATCACAGAGACCTGCTAGAGATCCTGGAATTAGAAGCTGATTAGGAAGGCATCtttaaggaataaaataaatgcttagcATAGGTGAACAGGTCAAAAGAAGTCACAGTAgagtttttctttcatcctgCAGAGCTGGATGGTATGTATTACTTTTCCTCTCGTCAAGAGGACAGAGGTTTTGAAAAACACAATCACCCTTTCCAGCTTCCTCCATTTAGGTAGGCTCCACAGGCTTGTGGACACTCAAGCAGCATACTAACCAGATTTCAGAGTCAGTCCAGACTACAGGACAGGATTTTTGCGAGGAAGTAACTATGCTTTAGAGCTATGCTGCACGAGGGAGCTGACCCTCTCCTCTGGCATGCACATCTATCTACAGGTCTTTAAGGATTTAGTGACTGATTACCACCACACGCTCTCCTCCATGTTCTAAAAACTTCCTTTCCACTGCCAGCTGTTCCAGGATGGTCTTCTGCAGCAATGGTGCATTCGCTCCTCTTACAACAGCTACTAATTCTCCTCCCTGAATGGTGTGAAAAGCAAATCAGTCAGTAAGGGCTCTGGAAATTACCCCAGCAGCACATGATGTATGGTATTATGTACCAAGCCCTCCTCCCTGAcagagctgctcagctccagaaCAAGAGGGAAACTTTGGAACAATCTTCTTTGTCATTTCTGATCAGTCTTAGGATGAACCAAAGCAGCTTGTGAGAGTGAGGTCCTGCAGTAGCAGGAGGCTGAACCTGAAGAACCCTGCAGGGCAACACCCATGTCCATGCCATGTTAGCACATGGCGTGAACACTGCTCACATGGACTCAGCCACGAGATCCTGCCGACACGTACATGTTTCAGTAAGTCACAGGGATCCCTGGGCGTGAGTCATAGGGATTTTCATGACTAAGACAGGGAAAGGGCCATGAAACACGGCCACCATCACAGGCTGCATAGGCCTCCCCCAGGTAAAAAAAAGCTCAACCATCTCTAGCTAGAGTGTTCCTGTAACTTTGTGCAATCTCTGCCTTTCCACCCACCTGCACAATTTAAACTGTTCTACCTCATTcatatcttattttctctttttgctttttttgttaataaaacaaaattgcatTATTGTTTCTTGGTGGTAAAGCAGAAGGTGTTCAATTGTAAACTCTGCAGCACTTGATCGCCAGTAGATACCAGCAGATACAGAGCAAGTAAAATTGTCCCGTCACACATGAAAGAAAGAGTTTCTCTCAAAAAGGACAGTTCCCACTGGCAAGTCACGTTTATTGCTATTGAACTAcggtaaaaatattttcactcactgtataaaacagaaaaacaggctCGCATTTTCCTCTGTACTTTTCCAGAGCATCAATGGAATCAACTTCAGCCTAAAaggaatgtaaaataaaacaggtgtttctagaaaagcatttctgctttGGAGAAATTCACATGCAACTGCCTGGACTCAAACGCCCTCAGGTGCGGGCACTCATCCCCCACATACAGCAAAACACCTCTGGGTCCCAGTCTTACGGGACAAAATGACACTGGTCAGAGCCAGGGCCACAACCAACTCACAGCTCAGTATCAGCCACTTGAGAAGCAAAGCAGGCAGGTCTCACCCGCAGGAGCTGGGACAGCAGCTCTTGTGGGGCAGGGATATCCATCTCACAACAGCTTGCCTGAGTGAATCCCAGAGGAAAAAGTCTGAAAAGAGGATATCACGGCCTCTTGTCTATAAGGAGTGAGAGAAGTGACGGGAggagctgtggggcagcagCGACAGCAAGGAGTGCTGAGCAGGGGCCTCCACGGGGAAACCTCACCGCCCACGGCTCTGTCAGCAATCGAGagctggccttcagccaggaaAGGCATTtaaacacagaatcacagcgTGGTTGAGGTAGGGAGGTACTTCCCAAAGCAGGGCTAGTCTCAATGTTATAGGAGGTTGCTCAAGGCTGCATTAGTTTTGAGCATCTCCAAAAACTGGTGCTCCACAGCCTCTATGGGAACTTGTCCCAGTGTCCAACCACTGCTATGCTGGGAATACTTCTTCCTTCTATCTACTTGGATTTTTCCCTGATGCCACTTGATTCTGTTGTCTGTTGTTCTTTTGCCATGTTCCAATGCAAAATGTTTGTCTCTGCCTTCTCTATTAATCCCCTGCTAGAAATCTGTCCCTTCgtcttctccagggtgaacaAACCCAGCTCCTTCAGACTCTCCCTGTACATCAGAAGGACACATATGTTAATGAATCTGTCTAGCATTACTTGCTTCAGCAGAAATCTGAAAAGTACAGAACAGTTGAAGCCTGAAAATGCTTAACAATATGATTATATATTATACATTCTTACTCATGTAACCAAGTGTCTGTATTTGGCAGGCTCACTCACACAAGCTAGAACTCCTGGACTGTTATAATTTTGGCTGAATATTGGAAAGATCAATGACTTCAGCCTTTAGTTACCTGCTAATTTCAGGGGACTGGATATTGTAAGCAGTGCCAAATTAGATCTTACCACAGCAAAATGCAGGAGATCACTGCCAACTTCATTCCTTATTTTTCGGAAAAGATCCACTACTGTTTTGCACGGACCACACCAGGCTTGAAACCCATCAACAACTGCAAGCAGGAAAATTAGTTAAGAATGAGATGAAAATGGGTCAAGTATAGATAGAGACCAATAAGTAAGTTTGTGCACTTTTCCACTTTGCAGCATAATCATTTGGAAGGGGACTGCAAAAGGGTGCTAATGCAACAAGAAGAATCTTGAAAACCTCTGAGGATTGAGgtctcctcctctggtgacCTCTGCAGCACCACTCTGGGGAAGGAGATTTGCCTCATGTCCAACCAGAGCTTCCCAAGCTGCAACTTGTGGCTGTTGCTCCCATAGTTCTGTCTGGAGTGTGGCAGGACTCCTGTTGAGTGCTAGAAGGGTTATGGATTCAGTTCTGAAATAGAAACTATCATATTCTTTCAAGGTTTCAAATGCTAAATCACATTATAAAATAACAAGCTAATAACAATGTTATGGAGGAACATCGACATGGCTGTGACCTTGGAAGGCACCAGATTTTCTAGGGAAAACTGCTGCACAGAGGTAGAGCACATGAGGCTCACCTAACAGCCCTTTAACCTCCACCCTTGGGAACCAGGGCTGTTCCTGCTCCAAGCGGGTGGCTGGAGACTCCAGAAGCTCCTGCACCAGCACTGCCTTGATTGCGTGATAACTGGTCTCCTTttaacacagaacaaaaacaaatcTAGTATGTTGACCAAACCCTTACCAATGAGTCCTTTGAGATACAGCATTTCTTCCCAAACCTCCTGGCTATTGATGGTAATCTGagggaaaatttaaaaacacagtaaaagcAACAGTAAGTCATCAGGTGCTACCTGGTTGCTGCAACCATACTGACAATCCACTTCATGCTTGCACTTAAGATGGACGCATCTGCCTGAAGAGGTATTACTCAGGAAACACTTTTGACAGTGATCCTCTCACCTCTGACCAGCTAGGCAGAGCCAAGCTGTGCTAGAACATGGATGGAAgacctctgaaaaaaaacagctgaagtcAGATATCCTCACTCCCAaactctccttccttccctgcttcccACATGCTCTTGCTACTACCTGGCACCAGCCCCAAGACCCATCAGCAAGCCAGCTAACTGTAGAAAAGCTTACTGGAGACTCATGTTGTCTCACAAGAGCCAAGGAAAGGTAGATGGAAAGGGTAGCAGCATCCAGCCAAGAGCAAGCCTTCCCCTGTTTAGTGGCAGCAACTCCTGGAACAGTCTGGCTGCTTGGGGACCCCAGACTCAGTTTGCAGAGGGACTAAGAGTTGTTCTGGGGGGGTGACTGGGGGGACAGCCCCCTCAGAGCCAGCATGGTgctcaaaagcagcagtgaggtGGTGGTATGGGCTGACCTGCAGCATTCAGAGCGCTGCTTCAACATGCTTGTCTCCAGCACACATCCTCCTTTCCTCACACCTATGTCAGACCCAGTCCTTGTCGCATTTTATAAGCCAGATGATTCTTCGCCAGCAGTTTCTCACCTTGCCTGCACACAAGCTATACTACTTTAAGATGTTTCTCAAGTCTTGATAAAATAAACTAGTAAATACACAAGTTTCATTATGTCTGGGCACTAGAGGGTGGTCTGAGCCCAGCATGTCTTTACCTGAATTACCGGCTGCTATCTAAAGACTTccaaaacagtgaaaaacagaGAGCACAGAGAGAtgtaggttggaagggatctgtGGAGTCCTTAGTCTAATCCCCTGCCCAAAGCTCAGtgttagatcaggttgctcagggactTGCCCAGTCAGGGATGCCCTAGACAATTCAATATGTGGTGCCACGTACTACATTATCCCACACTTCCAATACTGTtagtagaaaggaaaaatatccttAGCATCTTCCCCATCTTACAGAACTTGTCCCTCATTATGTACTTAGAAAAACacagtaagttaaaaaaaaaaaagg of the Grus americana isolate bGruAme1 chromosome 9, bGruAme1.mat, whole genome shotgun sequence genome contains:
- the NME9 gene encoding thioredoxin domain-containing protein 6 isoform X1, encoding MAAKKKEVVLQITINSQEVWEEMLYLKGLIVVDGFQAWCGPCKTVVDLFRKIRNEVGSDLLHFAVAEVDSIDALEKYRGKCEPVFLFYTGGELVAVVRGANAPLLQKTILEQLAVERKFLEHGGERVVVQDRAFSKEERNMAALQEEHREGQMGKAGTAVGCPLCPLLKLEP
- the NME9 gene encoding thioredoxin domain-containing protein 6 isoform X2, with the protein product MAAKKKEVVLQITINSQEVWEEMLYLKGLIVVDGFQAWCGPCKTVVDLFRKIRNEVGSDLLHFAVAEVDSIDALEKYRGKCEPVFLFYTGGELVAVVRGANAPLLQKTILEQLAVERKFLEHGGERVVVQDRAFSKEERNMAALQEEHREGQMG